From Streptomonospora salina, the proteins below share one genomic window:
- a CDS encoding ABC transporter ATP-binding protein, which produces MPTPTDAGPAAAGDNAGGTDTAPLLQTRDLRVHFNLRKRSRRSEAGVVKAVDGVDLRVEQGETLGLVGESGCGKSTLGAAVMGVRPEARGEVRYRSSGGRVLEASRADGADLAAYRREVRMVFQDPHSSLNPRMTLLDIIGEPLRVLMGIGGSELEDRVTAVLRRVGLRPDHLRRYPHAFSGGERQRVSIARALVCEPRLVVADEAVSALDVSVRSQILNLLQDLQDEMGLTYLFVSHDLSVVEHVCDRVAVMYLGRIVESGSTAQIYARPQHPYTEALISAVPVPDPRVRGSRDRIRLRGELPDPADPPAGCPFHTRCAYATDRCATEIPPLREVSPGRMAACHHADDLALSGVG; this is translated from the coding sequence ATGCCGACACCGACTGACGCCGGCCCGGCCGCCGCCGGCGACAACGCAGGCGGTACCGACACCGCGCCGCTGCTGCAGACCCGCGACCTACGGGTGCACTTCAACCTGCGCAAACGCAGCCGGCGCAGCGAAGCCGGCGTCGTCAAGGCCGTCGACGGGGTCGACCTGCGCGTCGAACAGGGCGAAACCCTCGGCCTGGTCGGCGAGTCCGGCTGCGGCAAGAGCACCCTGGGCGCGGCCGTCATGGGCGTACGCCCCGAAGCCCGAGGCGAGGTCCGCTACCGCTCCTCCGGCGGCCGCGTCCTGGAGGCGTCCCGGGCCGACGGCGCCGACCTGGCCGCTTACCGGCGCGAGGTGCGCATGGTCTTCCAGGACCCCCACTCCTCCCTCAACCCCCGGATGACCCTGCTCGACATCATCGGCGAACCGCTGCGCGTACTGATGGGCATCGGCGGCAGCGAGCTGGAGGACCGCGTCACCGCCGTCCTGCGCCGGGTGGGCCTGCGCCCCGACCATCTGCGCCGCTACCCGCACGCGTTCTCCGGCGGCGAGCGCCAGCGCGTCAGCATCGCCCGCGCTCTGGTGTGCGAACCCCGCCTGGTGGTGGCCGACGAGGCCGTCAGCGCCCTGGACGTGTCGGTGCGGTCGCAGATCCTGAACCTGCTGCAGGACCTCCAGGACGAGATGGGACTGACCTATCTGTTCGTGTCCCACGACCTGTCGGTGGTCGAGCACGTGTGCGACCGGGTGGCGGTGATGTACCTGGGCCGCATCGTCGAGTCCGGCTCCACCGCGCAGATCTACGCCCGCCCGCAGCACCCCTACACCGAAGCGCTGATCTCGGCCGTGCCCGTGCCCGACCCGCGGGTGCGCGGCAGCCGCGACCGCATCCGCCTGCGCGGCGAACTCCCCGACCCCGCCGACCCGCCCGCGGGCTGCCCCTTCCACACCCGCTGCGCCTACGCCACCGACCGGTGCGCCACCGAGATCCCCCCGCTGCGCGAGGTGTCCCCCGGCCGCATGGCCGCCTGCCACCACGCCGACGACCTCGCACTCTCGGGGGTCGGCTGA
- a CDS encoding ABC transporter ATP-binding protein: MATGTDQDVLLQVRGLRTRFRTDHGEVPAVNGVDLTLRRGRTLCVVGESGCGKSVTARSILQLVEPPGRITGGRVLLHPDPDAGGADTGDGHAPRTAPPVTAEPLDLASLGPKGTRIRRVRGRDVSMIFQEPMASLSLVHRVGNQIGEAIRVHTPVSKKEARTMSVGLLGQVGIPNPERLVDAYPFQLSGGMRQRVMIAMALSCRPRLLIADEPTTALDVTTQAQILDLLADLQERRGMGMMFITHDMGVVAEIADDVAVMYLGNVVERGTVDDVFHAPKHPYTRALLESIPRMGGPRRDRLPAIRGTVPDPAHRPTGCVFRDRCDSAMPGLCDTVDPPPIDVGGGRRVSCLLYGGAGDRTTGEQDGAQAGGTGGDARPTPRTGKDAADADTD; the protein is encoded by the coding sequence ATGGCCACTGGTACCGACCAGGACGTGCTTCTGCAGGTGCGGGGCCTGCGCACGCGGTTCCGCACCGACCACGGCGAGGTCCCGGCCGTCAACGGCGTGGATCTGACCCTGCGCCGCGGGCGCACCCTGTGCGTCGTCGGCGAGAGCGGCTGCGGCAAAAGCGTCACCGCCCGCTCCATCCTCCAGCTCGTCGAGCCGCCGGGACGCATCACCGGCGGGCGGGTGCTGCTGCACCCCGATCCAGACGCCGGCGGCGCGGACACCGGGGATGGCCACGCCCCGCGAACCGCGCCGCCGGTCACCGCAGAACCGCTCGACCTGGCCTCGCTCGGCCCCAAGGGCACGCGGATCCGGCGAGTGCGCGGCCGCGACGTCTCCATGATCTTCCAGGAGCCGATGGCCTCGCTGTCGCTGGTGCACCGCGTCGGCAACCAGATCGGCGAGGCGATCCGCGTGCACACCCCCGTAAGCAAGAAGGAGGCCCGCACGATGAGCGTCGGCCTGCTCGGCCAGGTCGGCATCCCCAACCCCGAACGACTCGTCGACGCCTACCCCTTCCAGCTGTCGGGCGGGATGCGCCAGCGCGTCATGATCGCCATGGCGCTGTCGTGCCGGCCGCGGCTGCTCATCGCCGACGAGCCGACCACGGCGCTGGACGTCACCACCCAGGCCCAGATCCTCGACCTCCTCGCCGACCTGCAGGAACGGCGCGGCATGGGGATGATGTTCATCACCCACGACATGGGCGTGGTCGCCGAGATCGCCGACGACGTCGCCGTGATGTACCTGGGAAACGTCGTGGAGCGCGGCACCGTCGACGACGTCTTCCACGCGCCCAAGCACCCCTACACCCGCGCGCTGCTGGAGTCGATCCCGCGCATGGGCGGCCCGCGCCGCGACCGCCTGCCCGCCATCCGCGGCACCGTCCCCGACCCCGCGCACCGCCCCACCGGGTGCGTGTTCCGCGACCGCTGCGACTCGGCCATGCCGGGGCTGTGCGACACCGTCGACCCGCCGCCGATCGACGTCGGCGGCGGCCGCCGAGTGAGCTGCCTGCTCTACGGCGGCGCCGGCGACCGGACCACCGGTGAGCAGGACGGCGCACAGGCCGGCGGTACCGGAGGCGACGCCCGCCCCACCCCCCGCACCGGAAAGGACGCCGCCGATGCCGACACCGACTGA
- a CDS encoding ABC transporter permease, with protein sequence MGFTPPLKRRGTSGDTAETADSAPADALGAASQWRLIGLRLRRHRLAMASAALVCLLALIGAFCEFVAPTTSGDYSAAHTHAPPQRVHVVDTSGGGLDLGPYVYGYDSVRDEETLAREYTVDTSDKVELGFFVEGTPYEMWGVIPADTHLFGTKDPDERVYLLGADRNGRDMLSRIVYGARVSLSIGLLGVALSFVLGVVLGGVSGYLGGRTDNLIQRLIEFTMSIPTIPLWMGLSAAVPREWGPLTTYFAITVILSLIGWTDLARVVRGRFLSLREEDFVLAARLDGCGRSRVIRRHMLPSFTSHIVASLTLSIPLMILAESALSFLGLGLQPPVVSWGVLMQEAQNIHSIAGAPWTLLPGVAVTVAVLALNFIGDGIRDSADPYQ encoded by the coding sequence ATGGGTTTCACCCCGCCCCTGAAACGCCGCGGCACCTCCGGCGACACGGCCGAAACCGCCGACAGCGCCCCCGCCGACGCCCTGGGCGCCGCCTCGCAGTGGCGGCTGATCGGGCTGCGGCTGCGCCGGCACCGCCTGGCCATGGCCAGCGCCGCCCTCGTGTGCCTCCTGGCTCTGATCGGCGCCTTCTGCGAATTCGTCGCCCCCACCACCTCCGGTGACTACAGCGCCGCCCACACCCACGCCCCGCCCCAGCGGGTGCACGTCGTCGACACCTCCGGCGGAGGCCTCGACCTGGGGCCCTACGTCTACGGCTACGACTCCGTGCGCGACGAGGAGACCCTCGCCCGCGAATACACCGTCGACACCTCCGACAAGGTCGAACTCGGATTCTTCGTCGAAGGCACCCCCTACGAGATGTGGGGCGTGATCCCCGCCGACACCCACCTGTTCGGCACGAAGGACCCCGACGAGCGGGTGTATCTGCTGGGCGCCGACCGCAACGGCCGCGACATGCTCTCCCGCATCGTCTACGGCGCCCGGGTCTCGCTGTCGATCGGCCTGCTCGGCGTCGCGCTGTCGTTCGTGCTGGGCGTCGTCCTCGGCGGCGTCTCCGGCTACCTCGGCGGGCGCACCGACAACCTCATCCAGCGCCTGATCGAGTTCACCATGTCCATCCCCACCATCCCGCTGTGGATGGGCCTGTCGGCGGCGGTTCCGCGCGAGTGGGGGCCGCTGACCACCTACTTCGCGATCACGGTGATCCTGTCCCTGATCGGCTGGACCGATCTCGCCCGCGTCGTGCGCGGCCGCTTCCTCTCGTTACGCGAAGAGGACTTCGTGCTGGCCGCCCGGCTGGACGGCTGCGGCCGCTCCCGCGTCATCCGCCGGCACATGCTGCCGTCCTTCACCAGCCACATCGTCGCGTCGCTGACACTGTCCATCCCGCTGATGATCCTGGCCGAAAGCGCGCTGTCCTTCCTCGGCCTGGGCCTGCAGCCCCCGGTCGTCAGCTGGGGCGTGCTGATGCAGGAGGCGCAGAACATCCACTCGATCGCCGGCGCCCCCTGGACGCTGCTGCCCGGCGTCGCCGTGACGGTGGCGGTGCTGGCGCTGAACTTCATCGGCGACGGAATCCGCGACTCCGCCGACCCCTACCAGTAA
- a CDS encoding ABC transporter permease, protein MRALVIRRLFYMVPTMFAISLVAFLIIQLPPGNYLTTYIAELSARGQSVDQTQIRALEQRYGLDDPMFVQYLRWIGGIVLHGDFGQSFQYQRDVSDLIWDRVGISVALALATIVVSWGLAIPIGIYSAVRQHSLGDYVFTFLGFIGLATPNFMLALLFVWIAFAYFGESVGGIVSPEFADSAWNLGKILDVVSNLWAPVLIIGTAGTAVLIRVLRANLLDELRKPYVVTARAKGLPEWRVILKYPVRMALSPFISTIGWVLPTIVGGEVMVSIVLSLETTGPLLLQALRNQDMYLAGAFILVLGVLTLVGTLISDLLLAWWDPRIRHAQAEEA, encoded by the coding sequence ATGCGCGCACTGGTGATCCGCCGGCTCTTCTACATGGTCCCGACCATGTTCGCCATCTCGCTGGTGGCGTTCCTGATCATCCAGCTGCCCCCGGGCAACTACCTGACCACCTACATCGCCGAGCTCTCCGCGCGCGGCCAGTCGGTCGACCAGACCCAGATCCGCGCGCTGGAGCAGCGCTACGGACTCGACGACCCGATGTTCGTGCAGTACCTCCGCTGGATCGGCGGCATCGTTCTGCACGGCGACTTCGGCCAGTCCTTCCAGTACCAGCGCGACGTCTCCGACCTCATCTGGGACCGCGTGGGCATCAGCGTCGCCCTGGCGCTGGCCACGATCGTCGTCAGCTGGGGGCTGGCCATCCCGATCGGCATCTACTCGGCGGTGCGCCAGCACTCCCTCGGCGACTACGTCTTCACCTTCCTCGGATTCATCGGCCTGGCCACCCCGAACTTCATGCTCGCCCTGCTGTTCGTGTGGATCGCATTCGCCTACTTCGGCGAGAGCGTAGGAGGCATCGTCTCGCCCGAATTCGCCGACTCCGCGTGGAACCTCGGCAAGATCCTCGACGTGGTCTCCAACCTGTGGGCGCCGGTCCTCATCATCGGTACCGCGGGAACGGCCGTGCTCATCCGCGTGCTGCGCGCCAACCTGCTCGACGAGCTGCGCAAACCCTACGTCGTCACCGCCCGCGCCAAAGGCCTGCCCGAGTGGCGGGTGATCCTGAAGTACCCCGTGCGCATGGCCCTGAGCCCCTTCATCTCCACGATCGGGTGGGTGCTTCCCACCATCGTCGGCGGCGAGGTCATGGTCTCCATCGTGCTCAGCCTCGAAACCACCGGTCCGCTGCTGCTGCAGGCGCTGCGCAACCAGGACATGTACCTGGCCGGGGCGTTCATCCTCGTCCTGGGCGTGCTGACGCTGGTCGGGACGCTCATCTCGGACCTGCTCCTGGCCTGGTGGGACCCGCGCATCCGGCACGCCCAAGCCGAGGAGGCCTGA
- a CDS encoding Gfo/Idh/MocA family protein, whose protein sequence is MHIPDQTAEAPDRLRVAVVGTGNIARFHVEALQSLPEQAALVAAVDVDPDNLALFTDRYGIPQRYSDLERMLREVQPDLVHVCTPPGTHHGQVLACLRAGASAVVEKPPALSLAEMEEMAAAEGPPGRGPWFATLFQHRFGSGARRVRAMAGDGVLGRPLVAVCHTLWYRDQAYFDVPWRGRWDTEGGGPTMGHGIHQMDLLLALLGDWSEVSATAQRQARSMETEDLSVGHVSFANGAVAGIINSVLSPREESYVRIDFERATVELSHLYGYGDDDWTVTPAPGCEDEVTAAWEAGESGVNSGHSAQIAHVLSALKAKEAPPVTSAESLRTMRLVAGIYASAAQHRAISAGELRQGSRFYDRMHGGGTPW, encoded by the coding sequence ATGCACATACCCGACCAGACGGCCGAGGCGCCCGACCGCCTGCGCGTGGCCGTCGTCGGTACGGGCAACATCGCCAGGTTCCACGTCGAGGCGCTGCAGTCGCTGCCGGAGCAGGCCGCTCTGGTCGCGGCCGTCGACGTCGATCCCGACAACCTCGCGCTGTTCACCGACCGCTACGGCATCCCGCAGCGCTACAGCGATCTGGAGCGGATGCTGCGCGAAGTCCAGCCCGATCTGGTGCACGTATGCACGCCCCCCGGAACGCACCACGGCCAGGTCCTGGCCTGCCTGCGGGCCGGTGCCAGCGCCGTGGTGGAGAAGCCCCCGGCGCTGAGCCTGGCGGAGATGGAGGAGATGGCCGCCGCGGAGGGGCCGCCCGGCCGCGGTCCGTGGTTCGCGACTCTCTTCCAGCACCGGTTCGGTTCGGGTGCGCGGCGCGTGCGGGCGATGGCCGGGGACGGCGTGCTGGGGCGCCCGCTCGTGGCGGTGTGCCACACGCTGTGGTACCGCGATCAGGCCTACTTCGACGTTCCCTGGCGCGGCCGGTGGGACACCGAGGGCGGCGGACCGACGATGGGCCACGGCATTCACCAGATGGATCTGCTCCTGGCGCTGCTGGGCGACTGGAGCGAGGTCTCGGCGACCGCTCAGCGCCAGGCCCGGTCGATGGAGACCGAGGACCTCTCGGTCGGCCATGTCAGCTTCGCCAACGGCGCGGTGGCCGGAATCATCAACAGCGTGCTCTCCCCGCGCGAGGAGAGCTATGTGCGCATCGACTTCGAGCGCGCCACCGTCGAACTGAGCCACCTCTACGGCTACGGCGACGACGACTGGACCGTCACGCCGGCGCCGGGCTGCGAGGACGAGGTCACGGCAGCGTGGGAGGCCGGCGAGTCCGGTGTGAACAGCGGCCACTCCGCCCAGATCGCCCACGTGCTCTCGGCGCTGAAGGCCAAGGAGGCCCCGCCGGTCACCTCCGCCGAGTCGCTGCGCACCATGCGGCTGGTGGCCGGCATCTACGCCTCGGCCGCCCAGCATCGCGCGATCAGCGCCGGCGAGCTCCGCCAGGGCAGCCGCTTCTACGACCGCATGCACGGAGGCGGCACGCCATGGTAA
- a CDS encoding N-acetylglucosamine kinase, protein MAQRVVLGLDAGGTSTRCAAVSADGAALGYGRAPGANTFSGDDPAAALEQALRGALAGLDSADVAHAVFGLAGASTGGGARAAGIAQAAWDRIGLPGGPVVTDDIAVAFASGTSGGTGAVLIAGTGAVAARVTGGAVQSRCDGHGWLLGDEGSAVWLALEGLRAGLAALDGRGGPTSLHTRIAARLEVPAGDSAALVRAAHTCRPAELGELAPAVTAAAGEGDAAAERIVADAAQRLLCSLAAAAPDAADGPVVLAGSILEGGPVADAVRAGLRERGAGAPLRAVDGAFGAAGLALRASGAPRGAHAALLRRAAAADGRSGPRPVP, encoded by the coding sequence ATGGCACAGCGAGTCGTCCTCGGCCTCGACGCCGGCGGGACCTCCACCCGGTGTGCGGCGGTGTCTGCCGACGGCGCCGCGCTCGGCTACGGCCGGGCGCCCGGCGCCAACACCTTCTCCGGCGACGATCCCGCCGCGGCGCTCGAACAGGCGCTGCGCGGCGCGCTGGCGGGCCTGGACTCCGCCGACGTCGCACACGCGGTGTTCGGCCTGGCGGGAGCTTCCACAGGCGGGGGCGCCCGGGCCGCCGGGATCGCGCAGGCGGCCTGGGACCGCATCGGACTGCCGGGCGGCCCCGTCGTCACCGACGACATCGCCGTGGCCTTCGCGTCCGGCACCTCCGGCGGCACCGGCGCCGTGCTCATCGCGGGTACCGGGGCGGTCGCGGCTCGCGTCACCGGCGGCGCCGTGCAGTCCCGGTGCGACGGCCACGGCTGGCTCCTGGGAGACGAGGGATCGGCGGTGTGGCTGGCTCTGGAAGGGCTGCGCGCGGGCCTGGCCGCCCTCGACGGGCGCGGCGGGCCCACGTCGCTGCACACGCGGATCGCCGCCCGGCTGGAGGTGCCCGCCGGCGACTCCGCGGCGCTGGTGCGGGCCGCCCACACGTGCCGCCCCGCCGAACTCGGGGAGCTGGCGCCCGCGGTGACGGCCGCCGCCGGTGAGGGAGACGCCGCCGCGGAGCGGATCGTCGCCGACGCCGCCCAGCGCCTGCTGTGTTCGCTCGCCGCGGCCGCGCCGGACGCGGCCGACGGGCCGGTCGTGCTGGCCGGGTCGATTCTGGAGGGCGGGCCGGTCGCCGACGCCGTCCGCGCCGGCCTGCGGGAGCGCGGCGCCGGCGCACCCCTGCGCGCGGTCGACGGCGCGTTCGGCGCGGCGGGGCTGGCCCTGCGCGCTTCCGGAGCGCCCCGCGGCGCCCACGCCGCGCTGCTGCGGCGCGCGGCAGCGGCCGACGGCCGGAGCGGTCCGCGTCCCGTCCCCTAG